A single genomic interval of Lynx canadensis isolate LIC74 chromosome A2, mLynCan4.pri.v2, whole genome shotgun sequence harbors:
- the LOC115501115 gene encoding putative serine protease 45 yields MAASPPLSCAGASGPWGLSRRLLLLLLLPPLLNSGATRPAPPGDLQGGGPPAFPLSRCAATSSPVHAGLVAETQPPSRVWSGLPDPRPLRRRCRPEARVCGRPWWSEDLDMTRHWPWEVSLRLENEHICGGALIEPSWVVTAAHCIQGTKEYSVILGTPKLKPVDFPKGVSIPVKDIIMHPKYWGRTFITGDIALLQLQTPAIFGKYVQPICLPEASYNLKVGTQCWVTGWGQVKQRFSANSTLTPELREAEVFIMDNKRCNRIYRKKSLIPHLVPLVLGNMICATNYGENLCSGDSGGPLACEVEGKWILAGVLSWEKACAKAQNPGVYTRVTKYSKWIKQQISNGALSGPQTSAWLLLLFWLLQPQMGP; encoded by the exons ATGGCCGCCTCGCCGCCGCTCAGTTGCGCTGGAGCCTCGGGGCCCTGGGGCCTgagccgccgcctcctcctcctgctgctgctgccgccgctgctGAACTCGG GTGCCACCCGCCCTGCGCCTCCTGGGGACCTGCAGGGCGGAGGACCCCCTGCATTTCCTCTCTCCCGATGCGCAGCCACTTCCTCCCCAGTCCACGCGGGCCTGGTGGCCGAGACCCAGCCGCCCTCCCGGGTGTGGTCTGGCCTCCCCGACCCCAGGCCGCTGCGCAGGCGCTGCAGGCCAGAGGCGCGTG TTTGTGGCAGACCCTGGTGGTCGGAAGATTTGGACATGACCCGACATTGGCCCTGGGAGGTGAGCCTCCGGCTGGAAAATGAACACATATGTGGAGGGGCCCTCATTGAGCCCAGCTGGGTGGTGACTGCTGCCCACTGCATCCAAGG CACCAAAGAGTACTCCGTGATTCTCGGCACCCCCAAGCTGAAGCCCGTGGACTTCCCGAAGGGCGTCTCGATCCCCGTGAAGGACATCATCATGCACCCCAAGTACTGGGGCCGGACCTTCATCACGGGTGATATTGCCCTTCTCCAGCTTCAGACTCCCGCCATCTTCGGCAAGTACGTGCAGCCCATCTGCCTCCCGGAGGCCAGCTACAACCTGAAGGTTGGGACGCAGTGCTGGGTGACTGGCTGGGGCCAGGTGAAACAGCGCTTCTCAG CCAACTCCACGCTGACCCCAGAGCTGCGGGAAGCTGAGGTGTTTATCATGGACAACAAGAGGTGCAACCGGATTTACCGCAAGAAGTCCCTCATCCCCCACCTTGTCCCCCTTGTCCTGGGGAACATGATCTGTGCCACCAATTATGGAGAAAACTTGTGCTCT GGGGATTCTGGGGGTCCGTTGGCTTGTGAAGTCGAGGGCAAATGGATTCTGGCTGGGGTGTTGTCCTGGGAAAAGGCTTGTGCCAAAGCGCAGAATCCTGGCGTGTACACCCGTGTCACCAAATACAGCAAATGGATCAAGCAGCAAATAAGTAATGGGGCTCTCTCAGGCCCCCAGACCTCTGCCTGGCTTCTACTCCTGTTCTGGCTGCTGCAGCCCCAGATGGGCCCctga